From Chryseobacterium shandongense, the proteins below share one genomic window:
- a CDS encoding ABC transporter permease, whose translation MFDLDRWQEIFSSIRSNVLRTVLSGFTVALGLFIFIVLFGIGTGLQNAFTQGFARDAQNLISIVTGKTTIAYNGLQSDRQVTMNNDDYDFLVNVDKEKVGSSTPRYTSNLLVKYGKESGNYQINGAKPEEQTIENRKILEGRYLTPMDLERKQNVAVIGRMVQRDLIKNGSPVGKELNINGTMFKVVGVFSDDGGDWDERHITVPITTLQQMKKGSDTVSINYIAYNEKLTPQEAIKYGDELKERLKSRKNVAPDDENGVRVWNNAQNMNDTFAFMAVLTGIVGFIGLGTLAAGIIGISNIMVYIVKERTKEIGVRKAIGAKPRTIVALIVQESVVITVISGLIGVGLGVLALYLIGNNLEEYFIKDPSVGWGHIFAAFIALVFSGLIAGFVPAYRASKIKPIEALRTE comes from the coding sequence ATGTTCGACCTAGATCGTTGGCAGGAAATATTCAGTTCTATTCGCAGTAATGTATTGCGGACGGTACTTTCCGGCTTTACCGTGGCTTTAGGATTATTCATTTTCATTGTTCTGTTCGGAATAGGAACGGGACTGCAGAATGCATTTACACAAGGTTTTGCCAGAGACGCCCAGAACCTGATCTCTATCGTAACAGGAAAAACAACGATCGCCTACAATGGACTCCAATCCGACAGGCAGGTTACCATGAATAATGATGACTACGATTTCCTGGTTAATGTTGACAAGGAAAAAGTAGGAAGTTCTACTCCAAGATATACATCCAATTTATTGGTTAAATATGGTAAAGAGAGCGGCAATTATCAGATTAACGGCGCCAAACCTGAAGAGCAGACAATTGAAAACAGAAAAATACTGGAAGGAAGATATTTGACGCCGATGGATTTGGAAAGAAAACAGAATGTAGCCGTAATCGGAAGAATGGTGCAGCGTGATCTTATTAAAAATGGAAGTCCTGTGGGGAAAGAATTGAATATCAACGGAACCATGTTTAAGGTGGTAGGTGTATTTTCTGATGACGGCGGCGACTGGGACGAAAGGCATATCACCGTACCAATTACCACGTTGCAACAGATGAAAAAAGGTTCGGATACCGTGAGTATTAACTATATCGCCTATAATGAAAAATTGACACCTCAGGAAGCCATAAAATATGGTGATGAATTAAAAGAAAGGCTGAAGTCCAGAAAAAACGTTGCGCCCGACGATGAAAACGGAGTGAGGGTATGGAATAATGCCCAGAATATGAACGATACCTTCGCATTCATGGCGGTACTTACAGGGATTGTCGGTTTTATCGGTCTTGGAACTTTGGCTGCCGGAATCATTGGCATCAGCAACATCATGGTGTATATCGTAAAAGAAAGAACCAAAGAAATCGGGGTGCGAAAAGCCATCGGAGCAAAACCACGAACTATTGTAGCACTCATTGTTCAGGAAAGTGTTGTGATTACAGTGATCTCCGGATTAATTGGTGTGGGCCTCGGGGTGCTGGCTCTTTATTTAATAGGAAATAACCTGGAAGAATATTTTATAAAAGACCCTAGTGTGGGATGGGGACATATTTTTGCAGCATTTATAGCACTGGTCTTTTCAGGATTGATTGCAGGGTTTGTTCCGGCTTATAGGGCGTCTAAAATTAAGCCTATTGAAGCATTAAGAACAGAATGA
- a CDS encoding ABC transporter ATP-binding protein, with the protein MLVIQDLHKSYDTGKSKLHVLKGINLTISEGEFVSIMGSSGSGKSTLLNIIGILDEKDSGIYELDGVPIEHLSEVKAAEYRSKFLGFIFQSFNLIGYKTALDNVALPLYYQNVPRRERERKAMEYLEKVGLTQWANHLPNELSGGQKQRVAIARALITNPKVVLADEPTGALDSKTTHDIMKLLQDINNEGKTIIVVTHEPDVAAQTKRNVILKDGIIESDEFIKQLVL; encoded by the coding sequence ATGTTAGTAATTCAGGATTTACATAAGTCATACGATACCGGAAAAAGTAAGCTTCATGTTCTTAAAGGAATCAATCTTACCATCTCCGAAGGTGAGTTTGTTTCGATCATGGGAAGTTCCGGATCCGGAAAATCGACCCTGCTTAATATTATCGGTATTCTTGATGAGAAGGATTCCGGAATTTATGAGCTGGATGGTGTTCCGATAGAGCATCTTTCCGAAGTAAAAGCTGCAGAATACAGGAGTAAATTTTTAGGATTTATTTTTCAGTCATTCAACCTGATCGGATATAAAACGGCACTGGATAATGTTGCCCTTCCTTTATATTATCAGAATGTTCCTAGAAGAGAGCGGGAGCGCAAAGCCATGGAATATCTCGAAAAAGTGGGGCTTACACAGTGGGCCAACCATTTACCCAATGAGCTTTCCGGAGGACAGAAGCAGAGGGTGGCTATCGCCAGAGCTTTAATTACCAACCCGAAAGTAGTCCTTGCCGATGAACCTACCGGAGCGTTGGATTCTAAAACCACGCATGATATTATGAAGCTGCTTCAGGATATTAATAATGAAGGCAAAACAATCATCGTTGTCACACATGAACCGGACGTGGCTGCTCAAACAAAACGAAACGTTATCCTGAAAGACGGAATTATCGAGAGTGATGAGTTTATCAAGCAACTCGTTTTATAG
- a CDS encoding ribonucleotide-diphosphate reductase subunit beta: MGIFDKRVSYKPFEYPEVLQFVEAINKSFWVHSEVDFTADVQDFHSQLEPNEKHAVKNALLAIAQIEVSVKTFWGNLYNHFPKPEFNGLGATFAECEFRHSEAYSRLLEVLGYNDEFLNVVEIPAVKKRIDFLSNVLKHANSATPKEYVSSLLLFSILIENVSLFSQFAIILSFTRFKGYMKNVSNIIAWTSVDEQIHANAGIYLINKIREEQPDLLSDSDIEDIYTLVDQSVELEGEILDWIFELGELNVFSKEDLLNFMKYRVDDSLKKINMNTRYNISLEQYRPMVWFEEEVFANSMDDFFAKRPVDYTKHDKSITANDLF; this comes from the coding sequence ATGGGAATTTTTGATAAAAGAGTAAGCTATAAACCATTTGAATACCCTGAGGTCCTTCAATTTGTAGAAGCAATCAACAAGTCATTCTGGGTGCACTCTGAAGTGGATTTTACCGCAGATGTTCAGGATTTTCATTCACAGCTGGAACCGAATGAAAAACATGCTGTAAAAAATGCCCTTCTGGCAATTGCACAGATTGAAGTATCTGTAAAAACTTTCTGGGGGAATTTATATAACCATTTCCCAAAACCTGAATTCAATGGGTTGGGAGCTACTTTTGCAGAATGTGAATTCCGTCACTCCGAAGCCTATTCCAGATTGTTGGAAGTGTTGGGCTACAACGACGAATTTTTAAATGTTGTAGAAATTCCTGCTGTAAAAAAGAGAATCGACTTTTTATCAAATGTTCTGAAGCACGCCAACTCTGCAACGCCTAAAGAATACGTTTCTTCTCTTTTATTATTCAGCATCCTGATTGAAAACGTTTCGCTTTTCTCTCAGTTTGCCATCATCCTTTCGTTTACAAGATTTAAAGGATACATGAAGAATGTTTCCAATATCATCGCATGGACTTCCGTAGATGAGCAGATTCACGCCAATGCAGGAATTTACCTTATCAATAAAATCCGTGAGGAACAGCCTGATCTTCTTTCTGATTCTGATATTGAAGATATTTATACTTTGGTTGACCAGTCTGTTGAACTGGAAGGAGAAATCCTTGACTGGATCTTCGAACTGGGAGAATTGAATGTTTTCTCAAAAGAAGATTTACTGAACTTCATGAAATACCGTGTTGACGACAGCTTAAAGAAAATCAACATGAATACAAGATATAATATCTCTCTTGAACAATACCGCCCAATGGTATGGTTTGAAGAGGAAGTGTTTGCCAACTCCATGGATGATTTCTTTGCGAAAAGACCGGTGGATTACACAAAACACGACAAGAGTATTACGGCGAATGATCTTTTCTAA
- a CDS encoding ribonucleoside-diphosphate reductase subunit alpha produces the protein MEEQSTNIWWLNEESEQMLNRGYLLKGETVEGAIDRITTAAAKRLYKPELQPAFKEMITKGWISFSSPVWANMGTQRGLPISCFNVHIPDSIEGITHKMGEVIMQTKIGGGTSGYFGELRNRGTAVTDNGKSSGAVSFMKLFDTAMDVVSQGGVRRGAFAAYLDVDHGDIEEFLSIKDIGSPIQNLFTGICVPDYWMQDMIDGDMEKRKVWARVLESRQQKGLPYIFFTDNVNRNKPQVYKDLGLTVNASNLCSEIMLPSTMDESFICCLSSMNLELYDEWKDTDAVKLAIYFLDAVLSEFIDKTEGNYYLQGARNFAMRHRALGLGVLGYHSYLQKNMIPFESFEATQFNARAFRRIKEQAELASRELANIYGEPELLKGYGLRNTTTMAIAPTTSSSAILGQTSPGIEPFASNYFKAGLAKGNFMRKNKYLAKLLAEKGLDNEETWRTIMLNHGSVQHLKELTDEEKAVFKTFKEISPMEIISQAAQRQQYIDQAQSLNLQIPSTMPVKDVNYLYIEAWKKGVKTLYYQRSSSVSKEMMVNFVTCTACEA, from the coding sequence ATGGAAGAACAAAGTACAAATATATGGTGGCTCAATGAAGAGTCCGAGCAAATGCTTAACAGAGGCTATTTGCTGAAAGGGGAAACAGTAGAAGGCGCTATCGACAGAATTACCACGGCAGCAGCAAAGAGACTGTATAAGCCGGAGCTTCAGCCTGCATTCAAGGAAATGATCACCAAAGGATGGATCAGTTTTTCTTCACCGGTATGGGCCAATATGGGAACCCAGAGAGGTCTTCCGATCTCTTGTTTTAACGTTCACATTCCAGACAGCATTGAGGGAATTACCCACAAAATGGGTGAAGTCATCATGCAAACGAAAATCGGTGGTGGAACTTCAGGATATTTCGGGGAACTTCGTAACAGGGGAACCGCTGTAACGGATAACGGAAAATCTTCCGGAGCCGTTTCTTTCATGAAACTTTTTGATACCGCAATGGATGTGGTATCTCAGGGTGGTGTAAGAAGAGGAGCTTTTGCAGCTTATCTGGATGTAGACCACGGTGATATTGAAGAATTCTTATCGATTAAAGACATCGGAAGTCCGATCCAGAACCTGTTTACGGGAATCTGTGTTCCGGATTACTGGATGCAGGATATGATTGACGGGGATATGGAAAAGCGTAAAGTCTGGGCAAGAGTATTGGAAAGCCGTCAGCAAAAAGGGCTTCCTTACATTTTCTTCACAGACAACGTTAACAGAAATAAACCTCAGGTTTATAAGGATTTAGGATTAACGGTAAATGCAAGTAACCTTTGCTCGGAAATCATGCTTCCTTCCACTATGGATGAATCTTTTATCTGCTGTTTATCTTCCATGAACCTTGAACTGTATGATGAGTGGAAAGATACCGATGCGGTAAAACTGGCGATCTATTTCTTAGATGCTGTTTTATCCGAATTTATTGATAAAACGGAAGGCAATTATTATCTTCAGGGAGCAAGAAATTTTGCCATGCGACACAGAGCATTAGGCTTAGGGGTTTTAGGATATCATTCTTACCTTCAGAAAAATATGATTCCTTTTGAAAGTTTTGAGGCAACGCAGTTTAATGCAAGAGCTTTCAGACGCATTAAGGAACAGGCAGAGCTGGCTTCAAGAGAACTTGCTAACATTTATGGAGAACCGGAACTGCTTAAAGGGTACGGACTGAGAAATACCACAACAATGGCCATCGCTCCTACAACTTCAAGTTCTGCGATCCTGGGACAGACTTCTCCGGGAATTGAACCTTTTGCTTCCAACTATTTTAAAGCAGGTCTTGCAAAAGGAAACTTTATGCGTAAAAATAAATACCTTGCCAAATTATTAGCTGAAAAAGGCCTTGATAATGAGGAAACGTGGAGAACTATTATGTTAAATCATGGTTCTGTACAGCATCTGAAAGAATTGACTGACGAGGAGAAAGCAGTATTTAAAACCTTTAAAGAAATCTCTCCGATGGAAATTATTTCTCAGGCAGCGCAAAGACAGCAATATATTGACCAGGCACAGTCGCTGAATCTTCAGATTCCTTCTACAATGCCGGTGAAAGATGTTAATTATTTATACATTGAAGCCTGGAAAAAAGGAGTAAAAACTCTTTATTATCAAAGAAGTTCTTCTGTTTCTAAAGAAATGATGGTAAACTTTGTTACCTGTACTGCTTGTGAAGCATAA
- a CDS encoding DUF72 domain-containing protein: protein MKFGQVEDPSKIDFTLPKDHPRTKEILSQNKKGLENISIGCAKWNKTDLKGFYPKGTKDELTYYATQFNSIELNATFYGMPTPEQVQTWKEKTPKDFKFFPKITNTVSHFRRLIDVTEPVTQFATSVMQFDEKLGMVFLQLHDNFKPKDYDRLEKFVKDWPKEVPLAIELRNTEWFTNEEILNTTCELFESHHITNIIVDTAGRRDMLHMRLTTPTAFIRYVGANAESDYERLDDWLKHLTKWKKEGLQNVYFFVHQNIEKASPLLSAYLIKKMNEDWKTDFHIPKMATESNGTLF from the coding sequence ATGAAATTCGGACAAGTAGAAGATCCTTCAAAAATAGATTTTACATTACCTAAAGATCATCCCAGAACAAAAGAGATTTTAAGCCAGAATAAAAAAGGACTGGAAAATATTTCCATTGGATGTGCGAAATGGAATAAAACCGACCTAAAGGGATTTTATCCGAAAGGAACAAAGGATGAATTAACGTATTACGCAACACAATTCAACTCTATAGAGCTGAATGCAACATTTTACGGCATGCCTACCCCGGAGCAGGTTCAGACCTGGAAAGAGAAAACTCCGAAAGACTTTAAATTTTTTCCTAAAATTACAAATACGGTTTCCCATTTCAGAAGATTGATTGATGTTACGGAGCCGGTTACTCAGTTTGCCACTTCGGTGATGCAGTTTGATGAAAAATTAGGAATGGTGTTTCTCCAGCTTCATGATAATTTTAAGCCCAAAGATTATGACAGACTGGAAAAATTCGTAAAAGACTGGCCTAAAGAAGTACCATTAGCCATCGAACTAAGAAATACAGAGTGGTTCACCAATGAAGAAATCCTAAATACGACCTGCGAGCTTTTTGAAAGCCATCATATTACCAATATTATTGTAGATACAGCAGGAAGAAGAGATATGCTGCACATGCGGCTTACAACCCCCACCGCTTTTATCCGTTACGTAGGTGCAAATGCAGAAAGTGATTATGAACGTCTTGACGACTGGCTTAAGCATCTTACGAAATGGAAGAAAGAAGGTTTGCAGAATGTTTACTTTTTTGTGCATCAGAATATCGAAAAAGCATCACCTCTACTGTCTGCTTATTTGATAAAAAAAATGAACGAGGATTGGAAAACAGACTTTCATATCCCAAAAATGGCAACGGAAAGCAACGGAACTCTATTTTAA
- a CDS encoding HD domain-containing protein, giving the protein MNNLIENTVRFVKEKLKGAEAGHDWYHIERVWKLSKKIAETEDCNLEVVELAALLHDIADPKFHNGDETLALSVSSEFLKNQQASEEVIERVLFIIKNISFKNRAETPENLPVELKIVQDADRIDAIGAIGVARTFNFGGFKNNLMYDPEIKPKLNMSKEEYKKSDGTTINHFYEKLLLLKDLMNTQKGKEIAADRHNFMLQFLDQFYKEWNVS; this is encoded by the coding sequence ATGAATAATTTGATTGAAAACACTGTAAGATTTGTAAAAGAAAAATTAAAAGGTGCAGAAGCCGGCCACGACTGGTATCATATCGAAAGAGTCTGGAAACTCTCCAAAAAAATTGCCGAAACGGAAGACTGCAACCTGGAGGTCGTTGAATTGGCAGCGTTGCTTCACGATATAGCAGATCCTAAATTCCATAATGGCGATGAAACATTAGCGCTCAGCGTATCAAGCGAGTTTCTGAAAAATCAGCAAGCATCTGAAGAGGTTATTGAAAGAGTTTTATTCATTATTAAAAATATTTCATTTAAAAACCGGGCGGAAACTCCGGAAAACCTTCCGGTTGAGCTTAAAATTGTTCAGGATGCAGACAGGATTGACGCCATAGGAGCTATAGGAGTTGCCAGAACATTCAACTTCGGAGGTTTTAAAAATAATCTGATGTATGATCCGGAAATTAAACCTAAGCTGAATATGTCGAAAGAAGAATATAAAAAATCCGATGGTACTACCATCAATCATTTCTACGAAAAGCTTTTGTTGCTGAAAGATCTCATGAATACACAAAAAGGGAAAGAAATTGCAGCAGACAGACATAATTTTATGCTGCAATTCCTTGATCAGTTTTATAAAGAGTGGAATGTGAGCTGA
- a CDS encoding alpha/beta hydrolase family protein, which translates to MEKLLITTHDQVVITAHLFLPEQSNHKLLLINSATGVKQQVYFSFARYFAEKGFTVITYDYRGIGLSKPRNMKNFKASMRIWGSEDFKAITEYIQFNFENYNKYCLGHSVGALILGMNRDSDIFEEFVFVGTQNAFVGNLKFRTKIEAYLGFGIVQPLTTILLGYFPAQWFGLGESLPKNCAYDWRTLILNRKSTNGLLDKTDDYSKTLTQKVFVIRAEDDVWLTEKGVKSLLNDTYPNLKPTYRLVKTAESAKGEIGHVNFFRSYNKKLWDIIVNELI; encoded by the coding sequence ATGGAGAAGTTACTCATTACAACGCATGATCAGGTCGTTATTACGGCGCATTTGTTTTTACCGGAGCAGAGTAATCACAAACTATTGCTTATCAATTCTGCAACAGGAGTAAAACAGCAGGTATACTTTTCTTTCGCCCGCTATTTTGCTGAAAAGGGATTTACCGTAATAACATATGATTATCGTGGGATAGGACTTTCAAAACCCCGAAATATGAAAAATTTCAAAGCTTCCATGCGAATTTGGGGATCCGAAGATTTTAAAGCAATCACCGAATATATTCAATTTAATTTTGAGAATTATAATAAATATTGTCTGGGGCATTCTGTAGGCGCATTAATTTTAGGAATGAATAGAGATTCGGATATTTTTGAAGAGTTTGTCTTTGTCGGAACACAGAATGCATTTGTAGGGAATTTAAAGTTCAGAACAAAAATAGAAGCTTATCTGGGATTCGGAATTGTACAGCCGTTAACAACAATTTTGTTAGGATATTTTCCCGCCCAATGGTTCGGGTTGGGAGAAAGTCTTCCGAAAAATTGCGCATATGACTGGAGAACCTTAATTTTAAACAGGAAATCGACCAATGGATTGTTGGATAAAACCGATGACTATTCTAAAACATTAACACAGAAAGTATTTGTGATCAGGGCAGAGGATGATGTATGGTTGACGGAAAAGGGAGTTAAAAGTCTCCTCAACGATACCTATCCCAATCTTAAACCTACTTACAGATTAGTAAAAACGGCCGAATCCGCTAAAGGCGAGATCGGTCATGTTAATTTTTTTAGAAGCTATAATAAAAAGCTCTGGGATATTATTGTAAATGAACTGATATAA
- a CDS encoding ribokinase, which produces MNFSSEQPKIIVVGSSSIDLVLETEKVPGNNETVIAAHSESFFGGKGANQAVGAARLGASVYFVGCVGQDPVGQQIMRNMINENVNVDYVFETDHDASGTAYVTASQGNSAIVVVPAANNYLSTAHVESADRYFQTADLILLQLEISMEVVEFTVNKAKKYGKKVGLYASPAQRLSDETVENLDFIVVKSNELHILFGEEQREDILKKYFNKVFVRDHINSTVYFDGTEMKYCRNEKDNTIYKMGMGDAFTVGFSVALCHDNDIEDCVKFGNEVSARVSVKKGSQTGLPRLSDFAL; this is translated from the coding sequence ATGAATTTTTCATCAGAACAACCCAAAATAATCGTTGTAGGAAGCTCTTCCATAGACCTTGTCCTGGAAACTGAAAAAGTTCCGGGGAACAATGAAACAGTTATTGCTGCCCATTCTGAAAGTTTTTTTGGCGGGAAGGGTGCCAATCAGGCTGTCGGAGCAGCAAGGTTGGGAGCGAGTGTGTACTTTGTAGGCTGTGTGGGGCAGGATCCCGTTGGACAGCAGATTATGAGAAACATGATCAATGAAAATGTGAATGTTGATTATGTCTTTGAGACCGATCATGATGCAAGCGGTACGGCTTATGTTACCGCATCGCAGGGAAATTCAGCCATTGTTGTAGTACCTGCAGCCAATAATTATTTAAGCACAGCACATGTAGAATCTGCAGATCGATATTTTCAGACCGCCGATCTAATTCTGCTTCAGCTTGAAATTTCCATGGAAGTTGTAGAATTCACTGTTAATAAAGCTAAAAAATACGGTAAAAAAGTAGGACTTTATGCATCTCCTGCACAAAGATTGTCAGACGAAACAGTAGAAAATCTTGATTTTATTGTAGTAAAGAGTAATGAGCTGCATATTCTTTTTGGAGAAGAGCAGAGAGAGGACATTCTTAAGAAATATTTCAATAAAGTTTTTGTACGGGATCATATCAATTCTACCGTTTATTTTGACGGGACAGAAATGAAATACTGCAGAAATGAGAAAGACAACACCATCTACAAAATGGGCATGGGAGATGCGTTTACAGTAGGATTTTCTGTTGCACTGTGCCACGATAATGATATTGAAGATTGCGTAAAATTCGGAAATGAGGTGTCGGCAAGAGTTTCGGTAAAAAAAGGTTCGCAGACTGGTCTTCCGAGATTGTCTGATTTTGCTTTATAA
- a CDS encoding DUF4241 domain-containing protein, translating to MTHLENIKKLFSRNFVESPLLESFDVGKIYLSSGHLIACDPVITNDMKPFSTVFPKGDFPVLLHKERESNCVAYAEIIFSQEAIADWKLAITEGQNVKELEEGEVFGYPVESGMGCFMDADTQNSLNELEQRLYHSKGADFMGIYEEFFHEYFFDENGAIDQFAFLKPSQSHPGTIFAFETGYGEGFYASYIAYDKNLMPVKIVTEFIEIS from the coding sequence ATGACACATCTAGAAAACATAAAAAAGCTATTTTCCAGAAACTTTGTAGAAAGTCCCTTGCTGGAAAGCTTTGACGTTGGGAAAATATACCTTTCAAGCGGTCATCTTATCGCCTGTGATCCTGTGATCACAAATGATATGAAACCTTTCTCTACGGTATTTCCGAAAGGAGATTTCCCTGTTTTGCTGCATAAAGAAAGAGAAAGCAACTGTGTAGCATATGCCGAAATCATTTTCAGCCAGGAAGCCATTGCCGACTGGAAACTTGCCATCACAGAAGGACAAAACGTAAAAGAGCTGGAAGAAGGTGAGGTTTTCGGATATCCGGTGGAAAGCGGAATGGGATGCTTCATGGATGCTGATACACAGAACAGTCTTAATGAACTTGAACAGCGATTGTACCATAGCAAAGGAGCTGACTTTATGGGAATATATGAAGAATTTTTCCACGAGTATTTCTTTGATGAAAATGGAGCAATTGATCAATTCGCATTTTTAAAACCCTCCCAAAGTCATCCTGGAACTATTTTTGCCTTTGAAACCGGATATGGAGAAGGGTTTTATGCAAGCTATATTGCATACGATAAAAACCTGATGCCTGTAAAAATCGTAACTGAATTCATAGAGATTAGTTAA
- a CDS encoding GIY-YIG nuclease family protein produces MKQYFVYILKCSDNSYYTGITSDLEGRLLKHQSGYYPESYTHNRRPVELAFYTEFNIVEQAIAFEKQVKGWSRKKKEAIINDKWEKLKGLSICQNESHSKNFEADKVKKGFDSAQPDNSTNNSAI; encoded by the coding sequence ATGAAGCAATATTTTGTTTACATATTAAAATGCTCGGATAATTCATATTATACGGGAATTACCAGTGATTTGGAAGGTAGACTTCTAAAGCATCAATCAGGATATTATCCTGAAAGTTATACTCATAATAGAAGACCGGTTGAATTGGCGTTTTATACTGAATTTAATATTGTTGAACAAGCTATTGCATTTGAAAAACAAGTGAAAGGCTGGAGCAGAAAAAAGAAGGAAGCTATCATTAATGATAAATGGGAAAAGCTGAAAGGACTTTCTATTTGTCAAAATGAAAGTCATTCAAAAAATTTTGAGGCAGATAAAGTAAAAAAAGGCTTCGACTCCGCTCAGCCTGACAATTCTACGAACAACTCTGCAATTTGA